The genomic interval GGCGCACGTCGCTGCTGTCCATTTCAGGTTAGACAGAACGAATTTGAATCTGCACACTAAGTGAATACGCCAAACTGAACACGGTGCGCAGATCGTACAAACAGTTTGCCGTCGGAGTAAATCGATGCAATTTTCAGGCTGTTCGCTGGCAGCAGGTTGTCTGCTGTGTGGTGTTGTTTTTTCTGAGGACTTCGAATTGACATATCCTGAGACGCGCACTGTGCCGCAGGTGGATAACTTTCACGGGACGGAGATTGCTGATCCGTATCGCTGGCTTGAGGAAGACGTCCGTGAAAATAAAGATGTTGCGGCCTGGGTAGCTGCACAGAATGAAGTCACTTTTAGATATCTCAGACAGATTCCCGAACGAAAATCCGTCGAAAATCGCATCACTCAACTTTGGAACTACGAACGTTTCAGCGTGCCGACTCGAGCGGGAGGCCGGTACTACTACTTTCGAAACGACGGTCTGCAGAATCAGTCGGTTCTGTACATGCAGCAGACCCTGGACGATGTCCCGGTCGTCCTGATTGACCCCAATGACTGGTCCGACGACGGTACCGTGGCCCTGGCCGGTGTCGAGTTCAGCGACGACGGTCGTTATGTTGCCTACGGTGTCCAGGACGGAGGTTCTGACTGGCGGACGTGGAAAGTGATGGACGTCAGGACTCGTCGGTTATTGCCGGACAAACTCGAATGGGTCAAATTCAGTAATGTGGCCTGGACTCCTGACGGCCGGGGGTTCTTTTACGCACGTTACGACGTACCGAACGAAGGTGACAAATTTCAGTCTCTGAATCTCAACCAAAAGGTCTACTATCACGTTGCGGGGACGACCCAGTCGCAGGATCGACTCATTTATGAGCGTCCCGATCATCCCGACTGGGGATTCGGAATCAATGTGTCTGAAGACGGGAATTATCTCATCTTGAACGTCTGGAAGGGGACCGACAATCGCTATCGCATTGTTGTTGATGATCTGACCCGACCTGATGAGAAACCCTATGAGCTGATTGACAATTTTGACTTCGAGTACACGTATGTTGGTAATGAACAGTCGCTGCTTTATTTTCAGACCAGTCGTGACGCCCCGCAGCGTCGTGTCATTGGCATCGACCTCAGACATCCCGAAGCTGATTCCTGGAAAGAGATTATTGCGCAAACCGCCAACACTTTGACGGGCGTCGATATCGTCGGTGGTCAGTTCCTGGCGACTTATCTGGAAGATGCAAAGACTCTGGTGCGGCAGTACTCACTGGATGGCAAACACGTGCGCGATGTGGACCTGCCCGGCATTGGTACTGCCGGCGGATTCCGCGGTGACAGTGACCACTCTGAATCTTTCTATTCATTCAGCAGTTTTGCAACTCCGCCCGGTACGTATCGTTTTGATGTTGAAACGGGAGAGAGCACCCTGTTGAGACGGTCGGATGTTGACTTTGATCCGGAGGACTACTGTACATCTCAGATATTCTATGAGAGTAAAGACGGTACACAGATCCCCATGTTTATCACTCATCAAACGGGCCTTGAACTTGACGGTTCAAATCCGGTTCTGCTGTACGGTTACGGCGGGTTCAATATTTCTCTGACACCACGATTCAGCGTGAGTCGTCTGGCCTGGATGGAGAGGGGCGGCGTATTCGCCATGCCCAATTTGCGCGGCGGGGGAGAGTACGGTGAATCCT from Fuerstiella sp. carries:
- a CDS encoding prolyl oligopeptidase family serine peptidase, which codes for MQFSGCSLAAGCLLCGVVFSEDFELTYPETRTVPQVDNFHGTEIADPYRWLEEDVRENKDVAAWVAAQNEVTFRYLRQIPERKSVENRITQLWNYERFSVPTRAGGRYYYFRNDGLQNQSVLYMQQTLDDVPVVLIDPNDWSDDGTVALAGVEFSDDGRYVAYGVQDGGSDWRTWKVMDVRTRRLLPDKLEWVKFSNVAWTPDGRGFFYARYDVPNEGDKFQSLNLNQKVYYHVAGTTQSQDRLIYERPDHPDWGFGINVSEDGNYLILNVWKGTDNRYRIVVDDLTRPDEKPYELIDNFDFEYTYVGNEQSLLYFQTSRDAPQRRVIGIDLRHPEADSWKEIIAQTANTLTGVDIVGGQFLATYLEDAKTLVRQYSLDGKHVRDVDLPGIGTAGGFRGDSDHSESFYSFSSFATPPGTYRFDVETGESTLLRRSDVDFDPEDYCTSQIFYESKDGTQIPMFITHQTGLELDGSNPVLLYGYGGFNISLTPRFSVSRLAWMERGGVFAMPNLRGGGEYGESWHKAGTRLQKQNVFDDFIAAAEWLIENKYTTSPRLAIQGGSNGGLLVGACMTQRPDLYGACLPAVGVMDMLRFHQFTAGRFWVDDYGSAENPAEFQALLAYSPLQNLKPGVRYPATLVTTADTDDRVVPGHSFKFAAMLQKCQGGASPVLIRIETRAGHGAGKPTSKLIEEIADQWAFLICNLQRSN